One Deinococcus carri DNA window includes the following coding sequences:
- a CDS encoding single-stranded DNA-binding protein, with protein MDLIGCVARSPEPRGDCLAFVVAGEELVRFSDGNVREMAFYQRCLIDRNSPDVGSVLKGAAVAATGRLWQTRNSMTQKCRVEVKVSRVLQIERPASDLIRDGGGGYRLRNGYQQVLVSGRAGGAAQHGLIENNTELMNVSLAVPDPIRDEVHWVDVCSYGSLALTNVVKGQRVVVQGRLWNRVKTLPAGHRHTFTVVEASQVYPSQVHRQTA; from the coding sequence GTGGACCTGATCGGATGTGTAGCACGGTCGCCCGAACCGCGAGGCGACTGTCTGGCGTTCGTCGTGGCGGGTGAGGAACTGGTGCGCTTCTCCGACGGCAACGTCCGGGAGATGGCGTTCTACCAGCGCTGCCTGATCGACCGGAACTCGCCCGATGTGGGTAGCGTCCTCAAGGGAGCGGCGGTCGCCGCGACGGGGCGGCTGTGGCAGACCAGGAACTCGATGACTCAGAAGTGCAGGGTGGAGGTCAAGGTCTCCCGCGTGCTTCAGATCGAGCGGCCGGCCTCGGACCTCATTCGGGATGGGGGGGGTGGCTATCGGCTGCGCAACGGGTATCAGCAGGTCCTGGTGTCCGGGCGGGCGGGGGGAGCGGCCCAGCATGGCCTGATCGAGAACAACACCGAACTGATGAACGTGAGTCTTGCCGTCCCCGACCCTATCCGCGATGAGGTCCACTGGGTGGACGTGTGCTCCTATGGTTCGCTGGCCTTGACTAATGTCGTCAAGGGGCAGCGCGTAGTCGTACAGGGGCGCCTGTGGAACCGTGTAAAGACGCTGCCTGCTGGTCATCGCCATACCTTCACGGTGGTGGAGGCGAGCCAGGTATACCCCAGCCAAGTCCACCGCCAGACTGCCTAG